Proteins encoded within one genomic window of Bradyrhizobium sp. 186:
- a CDS encoding cupredoxin family copper-binding protein: protein MKTLNRRDFGVAVAAAILLPVTNARADDMEVHIDNFVFQPAELKIKAGATVTWTNRDDIPHTVVAAGKFRSKTLDTDDKFSFTFTNAGDYKYFCSLHPHMTGMIKVE from the coding sequence ATGAAGACACTCAATCGCCGCGACTTCGGTGTCGCCGTGGCCGCGGCCATCCTGCTGCCCGTCACAAACGCCCGCGCCGACGACATGGAGGTGCATATCGACAATTTCGTCTTCCAGCCGGCCGAGCTCAAGATCAAGGCCGGCGCCACTGTGACCTGGACCAACCGGGACGACATCCCCCACACCGTCGTGGCGGCCGGCAAGTTCAGGTCCAAGACCCTGGACACCGACGACAAGTTCTCCTTCACCTTCACCAATGCGGGCGACTACAAATATTTTTGTTCGCTGCACCCGCACATGACGGGGATGATCAAGGTTGAGTAA